One Natronomonas moolapensis 8.8.11 genomic region harbors:
- a CDS encoding geranylgeranylglycerol-phosphate geranylgeranyltransferase gives MEQVRGVVELTRPGNALAAGVLTFIGAFVAGGLAAPASTAVAVLATGAATGGGNAINDYFDREIDAINRPDRPIPRGAVTPRGAFVFSLALFAAAVGLTLLLPPIAVAIAVVNLLALLAYTEMFKGLPGVGNALVAYLTGSTFLYGGAAVGGDLATVSVLFVLAAAATMAREIVKDVEDVAGDRKEGLSTLPIAVGERTALGVAAVFVATAMLASPLPFLRGTFGSAYLVVLVPTLLGLGAGTYRSFDDPATGQTWLKASMFLAALAFVAGRAAVVV, from the coding sequence ATGGAGCAGGTTCGCGGCGTGGTCGAGCTGACGCGACCGGGGAATGCGCTCGCTGCGGGCGTGTTGACGTTCATTGGGGCCTTCGTCGCGGGTGGGCTGGCCGCGCCGGCGTCGACTGCAGTCGCCGTCCTCGCGACGGGGGCTGCGACCGGCGGCGGAAACGCGATCAACGACTACTTCGACCGCGAGATCGACGCGATCAACCGTCCCGACAGGCCGATCCCCCGCGGTGCCGTCACCCCCCGAGGGGCCTTCGTATTCAGTCTTGCACTGTTCGCCGCCGCAGTCGGGTTGACCCTGTTGTTGCCGCCGATTGCCGTCGCTATCGCGGTCGTCAACCTCCTTGCGTTGCTCGCGTACACCGAGATGTTCAAGGGGCTACCGGGCGTCGGCAACGCCCTCGTCGCGTATCTCACGGGGAGTACGTTCCTCTACGGCGGCGCCGCGGTCGGCGGTGACCTCGCGACCGTCTCGGTCCTCTTTGTGCTGGCCGCCGCGGCGACGATGGCGCGCGAGATCGTCAAGGACGTCGAGGACGTCGCGGGCGACCGCAAGGAGGGCCTCAGCACGCTGCCGATCGCTGTCGGCGAACGGACGGCACTGGGCGTCGCGGCGGTGTTCGTCGCGACCGCGATGCTCGCGAGCCCGCTCCCGTTCCTCCGCGGGACGTTCGGGAGCGCCTACCTCGTCGTGTTGGTGCCGACGCTTCTCGGACTCGGCGCCGGGACCTACCGGTCGTTCGACGATCCGGCGACGGGCCAGACGTGGCTGAAGGCGTCGATGTTCCTCGCGGCGTTGGCGTTCGTTGCCGGGCGGGCCGCGGTCGTGGTTTGA
- a CDS encoding CoA-binding protein — MPVQNDDELREILELDAIAVVGCSATPGKAAHSIPEFMRKRGYEIVPINPYADEIFGAEPYDSVSDVEETVDIVDVFRPSEEVSEIADEAIARDDVEVVWTQLGITDSEAGERIEAAGKRYVEDRCLKVEYQRLMG, encoded by the coding sequence ATGCCAGTGCAAAACGACGACGAACTGCGGGAGATCCTCGAACTCGATGCGATCGCCGTCGTCGGCTGTTCGGCGACGCCGGGCAAAGCCGCCCACTCGATCCCGGAGTTCATGCGCAAGCGGGGCTACGAGATCGTCCCGATCAACCCCTACGCCGACGAGATATTCGGCGCCGAACCCTACGATTCGGTCTCGGACGTCGAGGAGACGGTCGACATCGTCGATGTGTTCCGCCCGAGCGAGGAGGTCTCAGAAATCGCTGACGAGGCGATCGCCCGCGACGACGTCGAGGTCGTCTGGACGCAACTCGGCATCACCGATTCCGAGGCGGGTGAGCGGATCGAGGCGGCCGGCAAGCGCTACGTTGAGGACCGCTGTCTCAAGGTGGAGTACCAGCGCCTGATGGGCTGA
- a CDS encoding DUF5798 family protein — protein sequence MGLGGATRKLQKVADMGEELYSRINELREQILEMRETVTQTNRRVTALENKLDGQAAILEALAEKEGIDVDELLTEVAIEEAEADDGPPPENVIPDAEGGDGAPGSVADGAESGAAEPTGADTEPDGDAAADSGTGN from the coding sequence ATGGGACTTGGAGGCGCGACCAGGAAGCTCCAGAAGGTCGCCGACATGGGCGAAGAGCTGTACAGCCGGATCAACGAACTCCGCGAGCAGATCCTCGAGATGCGCGAGACGGTCACCCAGACGAACAGACGCGTCACCGCCCTCGAAAACAAACTCGATGGGCAGGCCGCGATACTGGAGGCGCTCGCCGAAAAGGAGGGTATCGACGTCGACGAACTCCTCACGGAGGTCGCGATCGAGGAGGCCGAGGCAGACGACGGGCCGCCCCCGGAAAACGTGATTCCGGACGCCGAGGGCGGAGACGGCGCGCCCGGATCGGTGGCCGACGGGGCCGAATCGGGGGCCGCGGAGCCGACGGGGGCCGATACGGAACCAGACGGCGACGCGGCAGCCGACTCCGGGACGGGGAACTGA